The Gossypium hirsutum isolate 1008001.06 chromosome D06, Gossypium_hirsutum_v2.1, whole genome shotgun sequence genome contains the following window.
aagagaagtcatggaagatgtgctttgatggtgcgtcaaatgctttagggcatggaattggagcaatcctggtatcaccagacgggaatcattatccgttcactgcaagactgaacttcttctgtaccaataatatcgcagaatatgaggcctgtatcatggggcttcgtgcagctatcgaacgaaacatcgagatcttggaggtgtacggggactcagccctagtgatttaccaaatccgtggagaatgggaagtgagggactcaaaattgattaagtacaacgatttagtggctggattgaccaaggaattcaaagaaataacttttcattacttcccacgagaagagaaccaactggctgatgccctagccactttggcttcaatgttcaaagcaagtagagaagcagaaataatgcccctcaaaatgagcatatacgaggtccctgcacactgttgtagcattgagaaagaagtagacggacggccttggttccatgatatcttagaatatatcaagaatcaaaggtatcccgaacaagcgaatgagaacgataaaagaacaattagaagaatggcagcgggatttgttcttgatggggatatcctgtataaaagaggaaaggatcagatgcttttgagatgtgtggatgatgttgaaaccagaaaaatacttgaagaggtccatgagggaatttgcgaaacgcatgccaatggtttcaatatggccagaaagatcatgagactcggttattattggctgacaatggaaagtgactgcatcaatgttgccagaaaatgccacaaatgtcaaatctacggcgataaaattcatgtagccccttcaccccttcatgtcatgacttctccgtggcctttttctatgtggggcatggatgtcatagggccaatttctccaaaagcttcaaatggacatcgattcatttttgtggttatcgattacttcacaaaatggattgaagccgcttcgtttgccaatgtgacgaagactgcagtgtgcaagtttttgaaaaaggaaatcatttgccgatatggtttgcctgaaagaatcatctcagataatgccacgaatctgaacaataagatgatgaaagaagtgtgcgagcagttccaaataaagcatcataattcctcgccctatcgcccaaagatgaacggggctgttgaagcagctaacaagaacattaagaggatcattgggaaaatgactgagacatataaagattggcacgagaaacttccatttgctttgtttgcatatcgcacatctgtgcgaacatctacgggagcaactcctttctctctagtctatggaatggaagctgtgctacctatcgaggttgagatcccctctctgcgagtattgatggaatcaaagttagaagaagcagaatgagttcgagctcgatatgatcagttgaacctcattgaagaaaaacgtctaagggcaatttgtcatgggcaaatgtaccaaaagagaatgatcgcagcccatgacaagaaggtacgaccaagagagttccatgaaggagaactcgttctgagaaagattctcccaatacaaaaagacctgcgaggaaaatgggcaccaaattgggaaggaccatacgttgtaaaaaaggcattctcaggaggagctttaatccttaccgagatggatgggaaggagttaccgaatccggtgaattcggatgcggtgaagaaatattatgcttaagatgaaaacccgaaaagggcatcttaaaaaaaaaaaggggcaaaaacccgaaaagggcatcttgatTAGTACCAAAAGATTAGGATggaaacccgagagggcgtcctaatgaaacaaacctggcggtcgaacaataggtcaagtagtgaggctacagtatttgaagcacttctgaaagcttgaaattttctacgcaagaagccatgctcgaaaagattattgattgaggaacgtggaagagttcatgtgttgaatatctagagcatttatATCCGctgaatacgaccttttctttctttttgacatttttactctcattggttaactttctttgtttgccacacttgaaataaaggaatatgagatatcctttgtgtccctacctgaccattttcatgcatctcattatgtgtttatttaatgataaatagtgaaatgacatactctaaacaaaagaaatgtcaagcattacccggataagaatttgataagtgcaagatcttcaaagcaagaacaaagtttaaccaagggcaaaaagggtgatatctgagaaacgtcgattactcgtaaagctcgaagacaggtatgaggcctgaagagaaggtcgagaatcaaagcaatgaacgcagatcctcaacaatcatggcgaaaatgacatacgaccaatatgcttaaggagcactgcataatcatgtaggcataaaggcatttaagacaaacatgtgcatatcatgatgatatcatgcatggcatatacaggtaatccagtaaagcaagaaatcttgaatgagagtcgcactgaatcaaaggaaaagatacccgagttctaccaaagaactggttttggtattttgatgtttaatattcatgctttccaaggaaaatcaactcatattgcgagaaatgagttgagcctcaagacacgttgaggtatttttaaatttttttaaaaaaatcaactcatattgcgagaagtgagttgagcctcggggcacgccgaggtatttttagtttatgttttaaattgactcatattgcgagaggtgagttaagccttttaatttttgtttttcaaaaatcaactcatattgcgagaaatgagttgagcctcggggcacgccgaggtatttttagtttatgttttaaattgactcatattgcgagaggtgagttaagccttttaatttttgtttttcaaaaatcaactcatattgcaataggtgagttgagcctcggctcacatgctgaggtattttcaatttatgtttttttcaatctatgcttttcaaaaatcaacttatattgcgagaggtgagttgagcctcaaggcacgttgaggtaatttttaattcatgcttctcaaaattcaactcatattgcgagaaatgagttgagtctcaagacacgttgaggtaatttcaatttttgttttcaaaattcaactcatattgcgagaaatgagttgagcctcaagacacattgaggtattttcaatttttgcttttcaaaattcaactcatattgcgagaaatgagttgagcctcaagacacgttgaggtaatttcaatttctgttttcaaaattcaactcatattgcgagaaatgagttgagcctcaagacacgttgaggtattttcaatttctgcttctcaaaattcaattcatattgcgagaaatgagttgagcttcaagacacgctgaggtaatttcaatttctgttgttaaaaaaaaaagcaactcatattgcgagaaatgagttgagcctcaggacatgctgaggtaatttcaatttctgttttcaaaattcaactcatattgcgagaaataagttgagcctcaagacacgttgaggtattttcaatttctgcttttcaaaattcaactcatattgcgagaaatgagttgagcctcaagacacgttgaggtattttcaatttctgtttttcaaaaatcaactcatattgcgagaggtgagttgagacttttaatttctatttttcaaaaaccaactcatattgcgagaggtgagttgagcctttttctgtttttcaaaaatcaactcatattgcgagaggtgagttgagccttttaatttctgattttcaaaaatcaactcatattgcgagaggtgagttgagccttttaatttctgtttttcaaaaatcaactcatattgcgagaggtgagttgagccttttaatttctgtttttcaaaaatcaactcatattgcgagaggtgagttgagccttttaatttctatttttcaaaaaccaactcatattgcgagaggtgagttgagcctttttctatttttcaaaaatcaactcatattgtgagaggtaagttgagcctttagcaaattctgttttcaaaaatcaactcatattgcgagaagtgagttgagccttggctcacgtgctgagctattttcaatttctatttttaatgtctagttttaaagagtcaattcatattgcgagaaatgagttgagctcaggatcacatgccgagtaaagaataaagattggacaattgaacaaaatttagtgcttttaagtctttgcactaTCCTTGTTTCACAATGATGAGCAAAGAAGGGTagttgtaagcactaaatttttgtccgactagagtttgtgtttaattttcaaaatttcaaaaaaaaaaaaatttgacccctaaatttttcctaaatttcattttgacccttaaactttctttaaatttcacttagacccctaaactttcattaaatttcattttaatcctaaattttctaaaaattacatttagccccagaagttttgctgcatttgtgatttggtccttcagacaggttacgtgatttggggcacccacttcccagattttcaggccacaaacatgggtggctgctccttcttcaCCCACTACCTGCAAACAATGAGAAAGAGGACAAAATTTGgagcttttaaaaagaaaaaaagagaagaggaagaaaaAAGGGGAGAAAAAAAACAAGCAGAATttttagagaaaaataaaaaaagaagctcTCAATCCGGCCGATTGCCTCCACCGCCACCACGTCCGTCGCGCCACCACCATTGTCATCTCACCATCGAGTCCTAAacgcaaacaaaacaaaaacaaagaaaaaagcaAGCAAAAGAGAAAAGGAGAAAGtgcaaagaagaaaaagaaaaaggaaaaggggaGAGAGCATACCTCCGTGCACGCCACTGTCGGCCGTCGCACCAGGCGGAGGGACATCACCGGCGAGACAAAGGAGGTGCTGCTGATCAaggagaaagaaaggaagaaaaagaagaaggaaagaagaaaaggggaataagaaagaaagaaaaaagaaaaaaaaactaaaaaaaatagcaGGCCATTTTGGTGGACCAGATTCAGCCCACCAAGAAGCAGCCCAAACCAGTCCTTTGGCAGCCAATAGCAACAGCCCAAcagcaaaaaaaataataaaaggggaGGCccaaaatttaagcccataacTTTGGGCTTTTgggtaatttttttctttttttctttttaatctattttattttattttatttatttaaatggtgttttatttaatttaaattagtatGCTTTAAAACagttttcataaatattattatgtcatttaattgcatattttttttaaaaaataataatattttaatgcaTAAGGCAACGAACCGATTTAGCATCGAGTCATcgaattcatcgctatgttggatggatATCGATAGCTCGTGTTAAATTCGGGAcacccttttaaaaataaaaatattcaaaaatcctcgtattttaataaaaattctcgtgttttattaGAATctcgattaaatattaaattgaattgagttaacaTTAATTCGATGGTTTCATCGCCATATCGGGATGAATATcatcgattcgtgttaaatacggtaTTGTTTAAAGAaaaatcgtgtttcaaaaattttcatgtcttcaaaatttctcgtgtttcgtattttatcaaaaaatttatgttttcaaaaataaattttctgttttaaaaattttcgtgtttcaaaaagaagattcgtgttttcaaaaataaaaataaaaaaatctcgtGTTTTAAATTCttcgtgttttttttttaaaaatttgtgtttctaaaattcttgtattttaaaattttcgtgttttcaaaaagaaaaagttgttgCGCTTTAAAATTCTCGtgttcaatcggatcacgactaatattaaattgaactcgtatttttgaaaatgaagaCAACGCGCGTTttacgagataccaattttggacgtcgcgagggtgctaataccttcctcgcgcgtaaccgactcccgaaccctaattttctctggatttttacgtggacctaaaattgcctcttttttagaaaagtttaaaaataaatttttcttctgaaaagagaattttgtaggtgtccgatcacacctatgaaaaaagatcggtggcgactcccttttcaaATAGATCGAgattctgttttcaaattttcaatatttatttcgattagcgcccgtgcccaatttttaggtcgctacagatAGTGTTTATTGTATTATTCCACCTATTGGAATATCCAAAAaccaatcataagatgattaTAATACATACTTTTaccttattttattaataaagacatttctattattatgtttaatctatatttttatatagttataaataaattaaataataacaacgTCCTAAAATAATGTGACTATTCTTAAATTGTCcttaatcaaatattattatggATCAGGACAACAATAATACATTGATATGCCGAGTCAAACgcataaagaaattaaatatttattttactttaaaataatataaatttaattattatttaaattaagataattttaacATGTAATCAATATGATtgtatctttaattatttttaatacaaatatGATGctaataatttatcattattatttatcataaattttactttttatttataatattttattttggtataatattaattttactaaaatttaatttttactataattatgcacatattttattttaatcttcttGATGATCAATTTTTTAGTCacaaacatatattttaaaaataactggcggaatattttaaaattttgaaccaacaaaaatttcaacttatttaaaaataatatgatgactaatttctaatttttgttgCCTTTTGAATTGTTTTACgctaattattataattaaaaatataatatttaaaaattaattaaatattaaatacgtAAAATTACGCGTAATAAATATCACAGTATaaactaatatataaaaataaccaACAACAAGAGcatattcataaatcatatatCTAAGGACCCAATTTATTCATTTAggatattttacatatttaacattaagggtcctcccacaACATCATTTGTTAAATCTTTATAAGGGTATAAAGGCAAAATAAATACATACAAGTAATTATGGGGAAAAAAACATCTAAGGGCACTTGGATTTGCCCTTAGAGTTCTTCATGTCCCTATAACAAGGGCACTCATCTTTATGCCCAAATGTCCCAGATGGAACACAATGACATTTCTCACAACAAATCCCACAATATTTCAAACACCTGTCTTGAACCCCTGCCTTTGAGCACCTCACCGCACACTTTGAGTCACAAAAATCTGCAATACCATATAGTCCATGAACCAACAAAGctacacatatataaatcaacaCGAACCCCCATGGGTGTTCGCTGTTCACCCTATAGCTCAAGTTGCAGGTTTGAGTCGTGGTGCGTATGTGACGGTGATGGTATGTTAattatactaatatatatatatatatatataaatcaacctAAAGCTTAACTTTGTTTTTAACTTACCCGAACCGGCAATCGAGACCTCGAAGAAACAAGAGCTGAGAGCAAGAGAAACAAGCAAGAAAAGCATCAATAccatcttcatttttcttgatctttgTTTATAAATAAGCACAAAGAGATATAAAGAAAAAATGGTAATATATATTGGCAATGGAAAAGAGCTTGGGGCAGGAGCTTGTTTATATAGCCATGGTGGAGAGAGATAGTGGTAGGTAAAAAAAGAGAGTAATGGAAATCGTTTATGAAAAGTACTTAGTAAACAACAAGAAATTAGTGAATTACAGACTGTTTCGTAGGTTTTTTGGTTTGGTGGGGTTGCTTTATGGCTTTAGCTACATTACCTCTTCGGTTACATGACTATAATGTTCAAAGGAACATCATGTACCAAGTTTATTGCATGTATTAATGGCTTTAAGTTATTGCCAACTCAATTTGTCTCATGAATTTTGCATTCATTCGTTTTAaatgtgagtttttttttaaactaaaatatgagAAGAGTGGGTTTgatttgtatataaatatatataattatagatTCTGGTTATATATGTTCATTTTGACCAAATGTTTAAAACTACTTATAGCCCTTCTTCAACCcgtaaataggaggataatgcgcttcagcacacTTAAACCTACGTCCTCTTGCATTGGCAATAATGTCCACACCAATCATACTAAGATTCAATCAGCCGAGTggtatatttttcttatattattaaaatatcttttttataTACAACATAAGTTAGATTAttata
Protein-coding sequences here:
- the LOC107930564 gene encoding peamaclein, whose product is MKMVLMLFLLVSLALSSCFFEVSIAGSDFCDSKCAVRCSKAGVQDRCLKYCGICCEKCHCVPSGTFGHKDECPCYRDMKNSKGKSKCP